In Fusobacterium hwasookii, a single window of DNA contains:
- the ord gene encoding 2,4-diaminopentanoate dehydrogenase has translation MENIKVGLWGFGAMGRGMAKMLLTKKGLDLVAVCDLDPNKVGKSIFEILEVDKGDRKDVLVESDYKKIFTEKCADVVLLATDSFVVNAFPKIEYLLKQKVNVISTAEEMAYPQSQSPEIAKEIDRLAKENGVSVLGTGINPGFVLDLLVLALTGTCERVDSIKAVRVNDLSPFGKAVMEEQGVGTTKEVFEKGVKEGTIAGHVGFPESIKMITDGIGWNLEKIEQTREAIMSNVYRKSEYAEVLDGNVAGCRQCGYGYVDGEIKIVMEHPQQILPNLEGIKTGDYVTIKGVPNIALQITPEIPGGIGTIAMCVNSIPHIINARPGLKTMLDIPVPRAIMGDIRDMIEK, from the coding sequence ATGGAAAACATAAAAGTTGGTTTATGGGGCTTTGGAGCTATGGGAAGAGGAATGGCAAAAATGTTATTAACTAAAAAAGGTTTAGACTTAGTTGCTGTATGTGATTTAGACCCAAACAAAGTAGGAAAAAGTATTTTTGAAATATTAGAAGTTGATAAGGGAGATAGAAAAGATGTTTTAGTTGAATCTGATTATAAAAAAATATTCACTGAAAAATGTGCTGATGTTGTCTTACTTGCAACAGACTCTTTTGTTGTAAATGCTTTCCCTAAAATAGAATACTTATTAAAACAAAAAGTAAACGTTATATCGACTGCTGAAGAAATGGCATATCCTCAAAGCCAATCTCCTGAAATAGCTAAAGAAATAGATAGATTAGCTAAAGAAAATGGAGTTAGTGTTCTAGGTACTGGAATCAACCCAGGTTTTGTTCTTGACTTACTAGTTCTTGCTTTAACAGGTACTTGTGAAAGAGTAGATTCTATAAAAGCAGTAAGAGTTAATGATTTATCTCCATTTGGAAAAGCTGTTATGGAAGAACAAGGAGTAGGAACAACTAAAGAAGTTTTTGAAAAAGGTGTTAAAGAAGGAACAATAGCAGGACATGTTGGTTTTCCTGAATCTATAAAAATGATAACAGATGGTATTGGTTGGAACTTAGAAAAAATTGAACAAACAAGAGAAGCTATAATGAGTAATGTATATAGAAAATCTGAATATGCTGAAGTTTTGGATGGAAATGTTGCTGGATGTAGACAATGTGGTTATGGCTATGTAGATGGAGAAATTAAAATAGTTATGGAACACCCTCAACAAATTCTTCCAAATTTAGAAGGAATTAAAACTGGTGACTATGTAACAATAAAAGGTGTACCTAATATAGCCCTTCAAATAACTCCTGAAATCCCTGGTGGTATTGGAACAATAGCTATGTGTGTAAATAGTATTCCTCATATTATAAATGCAAGACCTGGTTTAAAAACTATGTTAGACATCCCTGTTCCTAGAGCAATTATGGGAGATATAAGAGATATGATAGAAAAATAA
- a CDS encoding GlmL-related ornithine degradation protein has protein sequence MKIDALIAEIGSTTTVVNAFDNLESENPVFLGQGQAPTSVKEGDVNIGLQAAIEDMKKNLHIENENLEYRHMLATSSAAGGLRMTVHGLVYDMTVKAAKEAALGAGANIHLITAGKLSKVDMIKLDRIKPNIILIAGGVDYGERETALYNSEIIAASDLDIPVIYAGNIAVADDVKLIFESYSKEKNLYVVPNVYPKIDILNIEPTREVIQDIFEKHIIEAKGMEKIREMVNGPIIPTPGAVMKASKILKDEIGDLVTIDVGGATTDIHSVTEGTEKVKKVLVEPEPVAKRTVEGDLGVFINKKNIVDIIKIENLEKELNMTFEDIENFTNSDIAIPESEEHKRFIERLTKEAVIVSINRHAGGYRTYFGGKTNTLAFGKDLTGVKWLIGTGGALTRLTAREEILNSISQFNRVDKLLPTAEAQVLIDNDYIMASLGVLSSLYKEAAVKLLLKSLKFNENVI, from the coding sequence ATGAAAATTGATGCACTTATTGCTGAAATAGGAAGTACAACCACAGTCGTAAATGCTTTTGATAATTTAGAAAGTGAAAACCCTGTCTTTTTAGGGCAGGGGCAAGCTCCTACTTCTGTAAAAGAAGGTGATGTCAATATTGGCCTACAAGCTGCAATAGAAGATATGAAAAAAAACCTTCATATAGAAAATGAGAACTTAGAATATAGACATATGCTTGCCACTAGTAGTGCTGCTGGGGGACTTAGAATGACTGTCCATGGACTTGTCTATGACATGACTGTAAAGGCTGCTAAAGAGGCAGCTTTAGGAGCAGGAGCTAATATTCACTTAATTACAGCTGGAAAACTTTCAAAAGTTGATATGATAAAGCTTGATAGAATAAAGCCAAATATAATTTTAATTGCAGGTGGAGTTGACTATGGTGAAAGAGAAACAGCACTATATAACTCTGAAATCATAGCAGCTTCTGACTTAGATATTCCTGTGATATATGCTGGAAATATAGCAGTTGCTGATGATGTGAAATTAATATTTGAATCTTATTCTAAAGAAAAAAATCTTTATGTTGTTCCTAATGTATATCCAAAAATTGATATATTAAATATTGAGCCAACTAGGGAAGTAATTCAAGATATTTTTGAAAAACATATAATTGAAGCTAAAGGTATGGAAAAAATTAGAGAAATGGTTAATGGACCTATAATCCCAACACCTGGTGCAGTTATGAAAGCCTCAAAAATATTAAAAGATGAGATAGGAGATTTAGTTACCATAGATGTTGGTGGAGCTACAACAGATATACATTCTGTCACTGAAGGAACTGAAAAAGTAAAAAAAGTCCTTGTTGAACCAGAGCCTGTTGCTAAAAGAACTGTTGAGGGAGACCTTGGAGTTTTTATCAATAAAAAAAATATAGTAGATATTATAAAAATAGAAAATTTAGAAAAAGAGTTAAATATGACTTTTGAAGATATTGAAAATTTTACTAATTCTGATATAGCAATTCCAGAAAGTGAAGAGCATAAAAGATTTATTGAAAGATTGACAAAAGAAGCAGTAATAGTCTCAATCAATAGACATGCTGGAGGCTATAGAACATATTTTGGTGGTAAAACAAATACATTAGCATTTGGTAAGGATTTGACAGGAGTTAAGTGGCTAATAGGAACTGGTGGTGCTTTAACTAGACTTACAGCAAGAGAAGAAATTTTAAATAGTATAAGCCAATTTAATAGAGTAGATAAGTTATTACCTACAGCAGAAGCTCAAGTATTAATAGATAATGATTATATAATGGCTTCTCTAGGTGTTCTATCATCTTTATATAAAGAAGCTGCTGTAAAACTACTATTAAAAAGTCTGAAATTTAATGAAAATGTAATTTAA
- a CDS encoding ornithine aminomutase subunit alpha — protein MKEYLKRDDDFEERRKKLANLSDEELKNRFWQLAEQVVEPLLKMAKENTTPSIERSVLLRMGFSTLEVRPLVDGAIERNLIGKGVGHIVYRVAKEKGISIREAGEKLIAGDYWDLALEIFKGGR, from the coding sequence ATGAAAGAATATCTTAAAAGAGATGATGATTTTGAAGAAAGAAGAAAAAAACTAGCAAATCTTTCAGATGAAGAGTTAAAAAATAGATTTTGGCAACTAGCTGAACAAGTTGTAGAACCCCTATTAAAAATGGCTAAAGAAAATACTACTCCATCAATAGAAAGATCTGTATTACTTCGTATGGGCTTCTCAACTCTTGAAGTAAGACCCCTTGTAGATGGAGCTATTGAAAGAAATCTTATAGGAAAAGGTGTGGGACATATAGTATATAGAGTTGCTAAAGAAAAAGGTATTTCTATAAGAGAAGCTGGAGAAAAATTAATTGCTGGAGACTATTGGGATTTAGCATTGGAAATCTTTAAAGGGGGTAGATAA
- the ortB gene encoding 2-amino-4-oxopentanoate thiolase subunit OrtB — protein MNKDMSYNAVLARKNEIMKKAIGIDYSKFESDMISFDYEKMMRETGYSLEEMRKIQLDFAVGNTALIEMKNLTKLARKFAPAGKGARIFIKDEANNASGSFKARRAAIAVYHAKKLGYKGVIAATSGNYGAAVASQAAMQGLKCIIVQECYDSKGVGQPEIIEKARKCEAYGAEVMQLTVGPELFYTFLKLLEETGYFNASLYTPFGIAGVETLGYEIAEQMIAKEGRYPDVVVCTNAGGGNLTGTARGLIKAGATSVKVIGASVNLSGLHMASDEQFNKKSFTTGHTGFGIPFCTLPDRSDVPRSAARPLRYMDRYVTLAQGEVFYMTELLAQLEGLERGPAGNVSLAAAFSLAQEMDEDQIIVVQETEYTGAGKHIQPQLSFARQNGIEIKFGNPEEEVPGKNIILPAEPSLLKAKDVDLEKLKVSLIKNYIKDIKDLTDNDINFLIAETKSSKEYIDSILETIGR, from the coding sequence ATGAATAAGGATATGTCGTATAACGCTGTCTTAGCTAGAAAAAATGAAATAATGAAAAAAGCTATAGGAATAGATTATTCTAAGTTTGAAAGTGATATGATTTCATTTGACTATGAAAAAATGATGAGAGAAACTGGATATTCTTTGGAAGAAATGAGAAAAATTCAATTAGACTTTGCTGTTGGTAACACAGCTTTAATTGAAATGAAAAATTTAACAAAATTAGCTAGAAAATTTGCTCCTGCTGGTAAGGGAGCTAGAATATTTATAAAAGATGAGGCCAATAATGCTTCAGGAAGTTTTAAGGCAAGAAGAGCTGCAATTGCAGTTTATCATGCTAAAAAATTAGGATATAAAGGGGTTATTGCTGCAACAAGTGGTAACTATGGAGCTGCTGTTGCATCTCAAGCAGCAATGCAAGGTTTAAAATGTATAATTGTTCAAGAATGTTATGACAGTAAAGGTGTGGGACAACCTGAAATAATTGAAAAAGCAAGAAAATGTGAAGCATACGGTGCTGAAGTTATGCAATTAACAGTTGGACCTGAACTATTCTATACATTCTTAAAACTTTTAGAAGAAACAGGATATTTTAATGCCTCTCTATATACACCTTTTGGAATAGCTGGAGTTGAAACATTAGGTTATGAAATAGCTGAGCAAATGATAGCTAAAGAAGGAAGATATCCAGATGTAGTTGTTTGTACTAATGCTGGTGGAGGAAATTTAACAGGAACTGCTAGAGGACTTATAAAAGCTGGTGCAACTTCTGTAAAAGTTATTGGAGCCAGTGTAAATTTATCAGGTCTTCATATGGCGAGTGATGAACAATTTAATAAAAAATCTTTTACAACAGGACATACAGGTTTTGGAATTCCATTCTGTACTCTTCCAGATAGGTCAGATGTTCCTAGATCAGCTGCAAGACCTTTAAGATATATGGATAGATATGTTACTTTAGCTCAAGGTGAAGTTTTCTATATGACAGAACTTCTTGCTCAACTTGAAGGTTTAGAAAGAGGACCTGCAGGAAATGTTTCATTAGCTGCTGCCTTTAGTTTAGCTCAAGAAATGGATGAAGATCAAATAATTGTTGTACAAGAAACTGAATACACAGGTGCTGGTAAACATATACAACCTCAATTATCTTTTGCTAGACAAAATGGTATAGAAATAAAATTTGGAAACCCTGAAGAAGAAGTTCCAGGTAAGAATATTATTCTTCCAGCTGAACCTTCTCTTCTAAAAGCTAAAGATGTTGATTTAGAAAAATTAAAAGTTTCTTTAATTAAAAACTATATTAAAGATATAAAAGATTTAACAGACAATGATATTAATTTCCTTATTGCTGAGACAAAAAGCAGTAAAGAATATATAGATTCAATTTTAGAAACAATAGGGAGGTAA
- a CDS encoding FtsB family cell division protein — MNKRLFWLMVIIVLLALSFNVIPQITHSRSKKNSIKEEIIAVNKKIEEIKADIEKYDKKIASLDDEFEKEKVARNMFQMVKENEVIYKYVEKNTNNKTEKTEEEK; from the coding sequence ATGAATAAGAGATTATTTTGGCTTATGGTAATAATTGTTTTATTGGCATTAAGTTTTAATGTTATACCACAGATAACACATAGTCGTTCTAAAAAAAATAGTATTAAAGAAGAAATTATTGCTGTTAATAAAAAAATTGAAGAAATAAAAGCAGATATTGAAAAATATGATAAAAAGATTGCTTCCTTAGATGATGAATTTGAAAAAGAAAAAGTTGCTAGAAATATGTTCCAAATGGTAAAAGAAAATGAAGTAATATATAAATATGTAGAAAAAAATACTAATAATAAAACTGAAAAGACTGAGGAGGAAAAATGA
- the def gene encoding peptide deformylase translates to MVYEIKKYGEDVLKQIAKEVELNEINDEFRKFLDDMVETMYETDGVGLAAPQIGVSKRIFVCDNGEGVIRKVINPVIVPLTEETQEFEEGCLSVPGIYKKVERPKRVLLKYLNEYGKEIEEIAEDFLAVVVQHENDHLDGILFVEKISPMAKRLIAKKLTNMKKETKRIKEENE, encoded by the coding sequence ATGGTTTATGAAATAAAAAAATATGGAGAAGATGTATTAAAACAAATTGCAAAAGAAGTTGAATTAAATGAAATAAATGATGAATTTAGGAAGTTTTTAGATGATATGGTAGAAACTATGTATGAAACTGATGGGGTAGGACTTGCAGCACCACAAATTGGAGTAAGTAAAAGAATTTTTGTTTGTGATAATGGAGAAGGAGTGATAAGAAAAGTTATAAATCCAGTAATTGTTCCATTAACAGAAGAAACACAAGAATTTGAAGAAGGTTGTTTAAGTGTTCCAGGGATTTATAAAAAAGTTGAAAGACCTAAAAGAGTTCTATTAAAATATTTAAATGAATATGGAAAAGAAATAGAAGAAATTGCAGAAGATTTTTTAGCAGTTGTAGTTCAACATGAAAATGATCACTTAGATGGAATTTTATTTGTTGAAAAAATTTCTCCTATGGCAAAAAGACTTATAGCTAAAAAACTTACAAATATGAAAAAAGAAACTAAAAGGATAAAAGAAGAAAATGAATAA
- the murI gene encoding glutamate racemase: MAEKTQRIGIFDSGLGGTTVLKEMIKYLPSEDYIYYGDNGNFPYGSGKTKNELQKLTERILDFFVKNNCKLVIVACNTASTAAIDYLREKFSLPIIGIIEAGVKIASKNTKNKNIAVISTKFTAESHGYKNKAKMFDSELNVKEIACIEFAQMIETGWDTFDNRMELLNKYLSEIPKNADTLVLGCTHYPLIRKDIEKKIKIKVVDPAVEIVERAIQTLTTLNLLNDKKEKGKVIFFVTGETYHFKPTAEKFLGKEIEIYRIPK; encoded by the coding sequence ATGGCAGAAAAAACTCAAAGAATAGGTATATTTGACTCTGGTTTAGGTGGAACAACTGTACTAAAAGAAATGATAAAATATCTTCCTAGTGAAGACTACATATATTATGGAGATAATGGAAACTTTCCTTATGGTTCTGGAAAAACTAAAAATGAACTTCAAAAATTAACTGAGAGAATATTAGATTTTTTTGTAAAAAATAATTGTAAGTTAGTAATAGTTGCTTGTAATACCGCTTCAACTGCTGCTATTGATTATTTGAGAGAAAAATTTTCATTACCTATAATTGGTATTATAGAAGCAGGAGTAAAAATTGCAAGTAAAAATACTAAAAATAAAAATATAGCAGTTATTTCAACTAAGTTTACAGCAGAATCTCATGGGTATAAAAATAAAGCTAAAATGTTTGATAGTGAATTAAATGTAAAGGAAATTGCTTGTATTGAGTTTGCTCAAATGATAGAAACTGGTTGGGATACTTTTGATAATAGAATGGAACTTTTAAATAAATATTTATCTGAAATTCCAAAAAATGCAGATACTTTAGTATTAGGATGCACTCACTATCCACTTATAAGAAAAGATATTGAAAAAAAGATAAAAATTAAAGTAGTTGATCCAGCAGTAGAGATAGTTGAAAGAGCTATTCAAACTTTGACAACTCTTAATCTTTTAAATGATAAAAAAGAAAAAGGAAAAGTTATCTTTTTTGTTACAGGAGAAACATATCATTTTAAACCAACTGCTGAAAAATTTTTAGGAAAAGAAATAGAAATTTACAGAATACCAAAATAA
- the ortA gene encoding 2-amino-4-oxopentanoate thiolase subunit OrtA produces MKAKVGDFVRIHNVVLKVGERADNLPEDTKKVPLEMWDKGFLGKEAEIGEEVEVITITGRKIKGTLVEINPVFRHNYGEFVPELLQIGLQARKILFGGEDNE; encoded by the coding sequence ATGAAAGCAAAGGTTGGAGATTTTGTAAGAATACACAATGTTGTTTTAAAAGTTGGAGAAAGAGCAGACAATCTTCCTGAAGATACTAAGAAAGTTCCACTAGAAATGTGGGATAAAGGTTTCTTAGGAAAAGAAGCTGAAATAGGAGAAGAAGTTGAAGTTATAACTATTACAGGTAGAAAAATTAAAGGAACTTTAGTAGAAATTAATCCTGTATTTAGACATAACTATGGTGAATTCGTTCCTGAACTTTTACAAATAGGATTACAGGCAAGAAAAATTCTATTTGGAGGTGAAGATAATGAATAA
- the oraE gene encoding D-ornithine 4,5-aminomutase subunit OraE produces the protein MKLKPNQKIDVKAILEDLENYHPKRRGWVWREKKDIVIGEYSYKECSDSLKNYVALPAAARYFSNLDPQPNNTITTEIASGRFEDDIRRMRMAAWHGADHIMVIRTAGQSHFDGLIEGTPQGIGGVPITRKQVRAHRKACDMIEEEVGRAINYHSYISGVAGPEVAVMFAEEGVNGAHQDPQYNILYRNVNMYRSFVDAGESKKLMAWADMAQIDGAHNANATAKDGWRVMPELIVQHGLNSIFSYKVGLKKENICLSTVPPSASPTPCLKLDLPYAVALRDFFDEYRMRAQMNTKYITSSSREATVTHVMNMLISRLTRADIQSTITPDEGRNVPWHMYNIEACDTAKQSLVGMDDLLSMVELRKDGYLPKQVRELKERAVLFLEEIIEAGGYFEAVEKGFFVDSGYYPQRNGDGIGRKQDGGVGAGTVFKRDEDYMAPVTAHFGNNNIAQYGLKETDCPSMLIDGCTLEKPEKIVFIDELDEEDNVNKRMAETDKYRNTNLVKPEVEWLADGVVQVEIFLPLDQRTAEFAAIEFAKKMNLNDPEVIHSEVMHPSEGTRIQLKGKVDFSINTNDLIIPEKPEVLSDDEIRAFVEEHPFKIVAATVGEDEHSVGLKEVIDIKHGGIEKFGMEVEYLGTSVPCEKLVDAAIELNADVILASTIISHDDIHYKNMKKLHDLAVEKGIREKVIICAGGTQVTPEIAREQGMDEGFGKYDRGVNVATFFVKRKKEKLTKK, from the coding sequence ATGAAATTAAAGCCAAATCAAAAAATAGATGTAAAAGCTATATTAGAAGATTTAGAAAATTATCATCCCAAAAGAAGAGGTTGGGTATGGAGAGAAAAAAAAGATATAGTAATAGGTGAATATTCTTATAAAGAATGTTCTGACAGTCTAAAAAATTATGTTGCTCTTCCAGCAGCAGCTAGATATTTTTCAAATTTAGATCCTCAACCTAATAATACTATTACAACTGAAATAGCTTCTGGAAGATTTGAAGATGATATAAGAAGAATGAGAATGGCAGCTTGGCATGGAGCAGATCATATAATGGTTATAAGAACGGCTGGACAATCTCACTTTGATGGACTTATTGAAGGTACTCCTCAAGGAATAGGAGGGGTTCCTATCACAAGAAAACAAGTTAGAGCTCATAGAAAAGCTTGTGATATGATAGAAGAAGAAGTTGGAAGAGCTATAAATTATCACTCATATATAAGTGGAGTAGCAGGTCCAGAAGTTGCTGTTATGTTTGCTGAAGAAGGAGTAAATGGTGCTCACCAAGATCCTCAATATAATATTTTATATAGAAATGTAAATATGTATAGATCTTTTGTTGATGCTGGAGAATCTAAAAAACTTATGGCTTGGGCAGATATGGCTCAAATAGATGGAGCTCACAATGCCAATGCTACTGCAAAAGATGGTTGGAGAGTAATGCCTGAACTTATAGTACAACATGGGTTAAATTCAATTTTTTCTTACAAAGTAGGGCTTAAAAAAGAAAATATATGTTTGTCAACAGTTCCACCTTCAGCTTCTCCAACTCCTTGCTTAAAGTTGGATTTACCTTATGCTGTTGCATTAAGAGATTTCTTTGATGAATATAGAATGAGAGCTCAAATGAATACTAAATATATAACTTCATCATCAAGAGAAGCAACTGTTACGCATGTTATGAATATGTTAATCTCTAGACTTACTAGAGCAGATATTCAATCTACAATAACTCCTGATGAAGGAAGAAATGTACCTTGGCATATGTATAATATAGAAGCTTGTGATACTGCTAAACAAAGTCTTGTTGGTATGGACGACTTACTTTCAATGGTTGAACTTAGAAAAGATGGTTATCTTCCTAAACAAGTTAGAGAACTTAAAGAAAGAGCTGTTCTATTTTTAGAAGAAATTATTGAAGCTGGTGGATACTTTGAAGCAGTTGAAAAAGGGTTCTTTGTAGATTCTGGTTACTATCCTCAAAGAAATGGAGATGGTATAGGAAGAAAACAAGATGGTGGAGTTGGAGCAGGTACAGTATTTAAGAGAGATGAGGACTATATGGCACCAGTTACAGCTCACTTTGGAAATAATAATATAGCACAATATGGTCTAAAAGAAACAGACTGTCCTTCTATGTTAATTGATGGATGTACTCTTGAAAAGCCTGAAAAAATAGTTTTCATAGATGAATTAGATGAAGAAGATAATGTTAATAAGAGAATGGCAGAAACAGATAAATATAGAAATACAAACTTAGTAAAACCTGAAGTTGAATGGTTAGCTGATGGTGTTGTTCAAGTTGAAATATTCTTACCTCTTGATCAAAGAACAGCTGAATTTGCAGCTATTGAATTTGCTAAAAAAATGAATTTAAATGATCCAGAAGTAATACATTCAGAAGTAATGCATCCTTCGGAAGGAACTAGAATCCAACTAAAAGGTAAAGTTGATTTCTCTATAAATACTAATGACTTAATTATTCCTGAAAAACCTGAAGTTTTGAGTGATGATGAAATAAGAGCTTTTGTTGAAGAACATCCTTTCAAAATAGTTGCTGCTACAGTTGGAGAAGATGAACACTCTGTTGGATTAAAAGAAGTTATAGATATTAAGCATGGTGGAATAGAAAAGTTTGGTATGGAAGTTGAGTACCTTGGAACATCTGTTCCTTGTGAAAAACTTGTAGATGCTGCTATAGAATTAAATGCTGATGTTATACTTGCTTCTACTATTATATCTCATGATGATATTCACTATAAAAATATGAAAAAACTTCATGATTTAGCAGTTGAAAAAGGTATAAGAGAAAAAGTTATAATCTGTGCTGGTGGTACACAAGTAACTCCTGAAATAGCTAGAGAACAAGGTATGGATGAGGGATTTGGAAAATATGATAGAGGTGTAAATGTGGCTACTTTCTTTGTTAAGAGAAAGAAAGAAAAGTTGACTAAGAAATAA
- a CDS encoding sigma-54 interaction domain-containing protein, whose product MKKEISVPILEKILENIDEGLHYVDRECITQIYNQNMEKIEGLDRKLVLGKNFRTIFKNIPEEDSTLLKALKGISTKNNVQRYLNKNGKEIIALNTTLPIKLDGKIIGALEISKDITKIKNLSDELIKLQVMNDEIKEKTLLSTKREKYEFEDIIGISLNVKRTIELAKKAAKSDAAILIYGETGTGKELLSQAIHYNSSRKDKAFLAINCATLPESLFEAILFGTEKGGFTGAENKIGLFEQANGGTLLLDEINSLPTELQAKLLRVLQEKIIRRIGGTKDIPVDVRIISTTNENPKEIIKSGKMRLDLYYRLNLIFLELPPLRERKDDILLLSKKFLTRYNKKLNKDVKGLTKEVEKIFTEYLWPGNIRELENVIQSSMILTDETYLTKDFLNIHWDEDLFTKKIQQEPKAIFVNIVPDNEVMEKDSSLLTNLMSKMEEKYIREAVDSFPYNLSKAAAYLGISRQALQYKMKKYNIK is encoded by the coding sequence ATGAAAAAAGAAATCAGTGTTCCTATTTTAGAAAAAATTTTAGAAAATATTGATGAGGGATTACATTATGTAGATAGAGAATGTATAACTCAGATATATAATCAAAATATGGAAAAAATAGAAGGATTGGATAGAAAGCTAGTATTAGGAAAGAATTTTAGAACTATCTTTAAAAATATTCCAGAAGAAGATAGCACTTTATTAAAGGCTTTAAAAGGCATCAGTACTAAAAATAATGTTCAAAGATATTTAAATAAAAATGGAAAAGAAATTATAGCTTTAAATACAACACTACCTATAAAATTAGATGGTAAAATTATAGGAGCATTAGAAATTTCAAAAGATATAACTAAAATTAAAAATTTATCAGATGAGTTAATTAAGTTACAAGTTATGAATGATGAAATTAAAGAAAAAACTCTTCTATCTACCAAAAGAGAGAAATATGAATTTGAAGATATTATAGGAATAAGTCTGAATGTAAAAAGAACTATTGAGCTTGCAAAAAAAGCAGCAAAAAGTGATGCAGCTATTTTAATTTATGGAGAAACAGGAACAGGAAAAGAACTTTTAAGTCAGGCAATTCATTATAATAGTTCAAGAAAAGATAAAGCTTTTTTAGCTATAAATTGTGCGACTCTACCAGAAAGTCTTTTTGAAGCTATTTTATTTGGAACTGAAAAAGGTGGGTTTACAGGAGCTGAAAATAAAATTGGTTTATTTGAACAAGCTAATGGCGGAACTTTACTTCTTGATGAGATAAATTCACTTCCGACAGAATTACAAGCTAAACTTTTAAGAGTTTTACAAGAGAAAATAATTAGAAGAATTGGAGGAACAAAAGATATTCCTGTTGATGTAAGAATAATTTCAACAACCAATGAAAATCCTAAAGAAATCATAAAATCAGGAAAAATGAGATTAGATTTGTATTATAGATTAAATTTAATCTTTTTAGAACTTCCTCCTTTAAGGGAGAGAAAGGATGATATTTTACTGCTTAGTAAAAAATTTTTGACAAGATATAATAAAAAATTAAATAAAGATGTAAAAGGTTTAACAAAAGAGGTAGAAAAAATTTTTACTGAATATCTTTGGCCTGGAAATATTAGAGAATTAGAGAATGTTATACAATCAAGTATGATATTGACAGATGAGACATACCTTACAAAGGATTTTTTAAATATACATTGGGATGAAGATTTGTTCACAAAAAAAATACAACAAGAGCCTAAAGCTATTTTTGTAAATATAGTTCCAGATAATGAAGTTATGGAGAAAGATTCTAGTCTTTTAACTAATTTAATGTCTAAAATGGAAGAAAAATATATAAGAGAGGCTGTAGATTCTTTTCCTTACAATTTGAGTAAGGCAGCAGCTTATTTAGGAATAAGTAGACAGGCACTACAATATAAAATGAAAAAATATAATATAAAATAG